One Thalassoglobus sp. JC818 genomic region harbors:
- a CDS encoding DUF1501 domain-containing protein, with protein MNAETLARRAFLQDMGLGFGSLALAAMTAEEALSAEKLTQLAPRAKSVIWLFMIGGTSHMESFDPKPALNKYSGKTIDETPYADVLKSPFLDNERVVAFDPNNGFIRNEIYPLQVGYQKRGESGLEISDWWPHVAESADDLCLIRSMWTEDSNHGAQLQFHTGRHRVDGFFPTVGAWANYGLGSLNDNLPKFVVMGDPVADCCGGQEAHRANYLGPQYDGIPLNIDPNDPLPYATPPKGVSPEEQKSEFELLRQLNGLTAASYPGDEAIRARMRSYELAFRMQTAVPEVVRFVDETEETQRLYGFEDPKAKDFGQKMLTARRLVERGVRFVQVYHGSNGGAGRWDAHKGLKSSHTNLCREVDQPIGGLLKDLKQRGLLDETLVVWGSEFGRTPGSQHSDGRDHHPYGFTVWMAGGGIKGGIAHGKTDEIGFHAVENRHYVTDIHATVLRQLGLDHRSLEIPGRKRLEKDFGHVIDEVIA; from the coding sequence CAAGACATGGGGCTCGGTTTCGGGAGTCTCGCACTGGCAGCTATGACTGCAGAGGAAGCTTTGTCTGCAGAGAAGCTGACTCAACTTGCTCCGCGTGCGAAGAGTGTCATCTGGCTGTTCATGATCGGCGGGACGAGCCATATGGAATCGTTCGATCCCAAGCCGGCGCTCAACAAGTATTCGGGCAAGACGATCGATGAAACTCCGTATGCGGATGTGCTGAAGTCGCCGTTTCTGGACAACGAACGGGTCGTCGCTTTCGATCCGAACAACGGCTTTATTCGAAACGAGATTTATCCTCTGCAGGTCGGATATCAAAAGCGAGGCGAGAGCGGGCTGGAAATCAGCGACTGGTGGCCGCACGTGGCTGAGTCTGCTGATGACTTATGCCTCATTCGTTCGATGTGGACTGAAGACAGTAACCACGGGGCGCAGCTTCAATTTCATACCGGTCGACATCGCGTCGATGGATTCTTTCCAACCGTTGGAGCATGGGCCAACTACGGGCTCGGCTCGCTGAACGATAACCTTCCGAAGTTCGTGGTGATGGGAGATCCGGTTGCGGACTGCTGCGGAGGGCAGGAAGCTCACCGGGCAAATTACCTTGGGCCGCAGTACGACGGAATTCCGCTCAACATCGATCCGAATGACCCGTTGCCGTATGCGACGCCTCCCAAAGGTGTCAGTCCGGAGGAACAAAAGAGCGAGTTCGAACTTCTGCGACAACTCAATGGCTTAACGGCAGCGTCCTATCCGGGCGATGAAGCGATTCGCGCGAGAATGCGATCGTATGAGCTTGCGTTTCGGATGCAGACAGCTGTTCCGGAAGTCGTTCGATTCGTCGATGAAACCGAAGAAACTCAGCGTCTCTATGGATTTGAAGATCCTAAAGCCAAAGACTTTGGCCAGAAAATGTTGACAGCCAGACGGCTCGTCGAACGTGGAGTGCGCTTCGTTCAGGTTTATCACGGAAGCAACGGAGGGGCTGGCCGTTGGGATGCTCACAAAGGTCTGAAGTCGAGCCATACCAACTTGTGTCGAGAAGTTGATCAACCAATCGGCGGGCTCTTGAAAGATCTCAAACAACGCGGGCTGCTGGATGAAACGCTCGTCGTCTGGGGTAGTGAGTTCGGCCGGACTCCCGGTTCTCAGCACTCAGATGGCCGCGATCATCATCCTTATGGCTTCACGGTTTGGATGGCTGGTGGAGGAATTAAGGGCGGAATCGCACACGGCAAGACTGATGAAATCGGCTTCCATGCCGTTGAGAATCGCCACTATGTCACCGACATCCACGCGACAGTTCTCAGGCAACTCGGTCTCGACCATCGGTCACTCGAGATCCCCGGTCGAAAGCGGTTGGAGAAAGACTTCGGTCACGTCATTGACGAGGTCATTGCTTAG
- a CDS encoding VCBS repeat-containing protein yields MRFLTLLVSFVFGLTLLSPVLAGDPTAWIKHTIYEGGNCQTAIAGDFTGDGLVDVISHSSGQVHLHIAPDWTHVVLYENRMQQCIHSEAMDVDQDGDLDYICARYNPGLIAWLENPGYNSSSENKAEARSEWKWHLVDDQVHGIHGLLVGDVNLDGHADLIANSAQPVGEFPESVVWYDRIGVETGQPWKRYIPANQDAPGLSHYLGLGDVNHDGRPDILTGAKGGPMAEPGSGDWFAWWEAPDDPTTKGWSKHLISDDEPGATNLFVVDVNGDGKNDVLASRGHGSGLCWFAGPDMKRTNFGDEQIAPHCLAIADFDGDGDIDAATCAKDSMTTAWFENDGSGSFRTHQLDDAQAAYDIRSIDMDGDGDVDLVVAGQASKNVVWYENRMSE; encoded by the coding sequence ATGCGTTTCTTGACACTTCTTGTCTCTTTTGTTTTCGGGCTCACTCTTCTTTCACCTGTGCTTGCAGGCGATCCAACTGCCTGGATCAAACACACCATCTACGAGGGCGGGAATTGTCAGACGGCCATCGCTGGCGACTTTACTGGTGATGGACTTGTCGATGTGATCAGCCACAGCAGCGGCCAGGTTCACTTGCACATCGCACCCGACTGGACACACGTCGTTCTCTATGAAAATCGAATGCAGCAGTGCATCCATTCAGAAGCAATGGATGTCGATCAGGATGGCGATCTCGATTACATCTGCGCCCGGTACAATCCCGGACTCATTGCATGGCTTGAGAATCCCGGATACAACAGTTCTTCCGAAAACAAAGCTGAAGCTCGCAGCGAGTGGAAGTGGCATCTGGTCGATGATCAGGTTCATGGAATTCATGGCCTTCTCGTGGGTGACGTCAACCTTGACGGTCACGCTGATCTAATCGCGAACAGCGCTCAACCAGTCGGAGAATTTCCGGAATCTGTGGTTTGGTATGACCGCATCGGAGTCGAAACAGGTCAACCCTGGAAGCGCTACATCCCGGCAAATCAGGATGCCCCCGGCCTCAGTCACTATTTGGGACTCGGCGATGTCAATCACGACGGAAGACCGGACATTCTCACTGGAGCAAAAGGGGGACCAATGGCAGAACCGGGATCTGGCGACTGGTTCGCATGGTGGGAAGCTCCTGATGATCCGACAACCAAAGGCTGGTCAAAGCATCTGATCTCAGACGATGAACCCGGCGCCACAAATCTGTTCGTCGTTGATGTGAATGGAGATGGAAAAAACGACGTGTTGGCATCGCGCGGACACGGCAGCGGGCTGTGCTGGTTTGCTGGCCCAGACATGAAACGTACAAACTTCGGAGATGAACAAATCGCTCCTCATTGTCTGGCGATCGCCGATTTCGACGGGGATGGAGACATTGATGCAGCGACATGCGCGAAAGATTCCATGACGACAGCATGGTTCGAAAACGATGGCTCAGGAAGTTTTCGAACTCATCAACTCGACGACGCCCAGGCAGCTTACGACATCCGGTCCATCGATATGGACGGAGACGGTGACGTCGATCTCGTTGTGGCTGGTCAGGCGAGCAAGAACGTCGTCTGGTACGAAAACCGCATGAGCGAATGA
- a CDS encoding BatA domain-containing protein, giving the protein MSFLTPLYLLAGLAVTLPIVFHLIRRTPQGRQVFGSLMFLEQSPPRMTKRSRLDNLLLLLLRGLALCLLAFAFARPFFRSHQESLAQEDVGRRVAILIDTSASMSHTDQWERAVEEVNELLNSVSASDSVSLIAFDQQANSLISFEDWQELPASNRQSTAEEKLSELKPTQRRTELGNALIYAADLLAQNSERKISRRQIVVVSDFQEGSHWEVLRGYEWPEGVEIEPRIIELENALTNATAHVISATNTADKDLRLRVQSSKNAQSETFDLQWDRDQLESLEASISDISPSKTRVYVPPGQSKVVRAPEIPDGLAQHRLLLTGDDVEFDNVSYVAPVAPGNVQILYFGDPDASGPEGLSFFVEPIFPSTSTRQVTITDWDSLDAVPDVNDPAITLTLIGTNCDEEQIHWLRDSIQSGRPAIFVATSVEQGMQIYDLLEISPSPVTEITPEDYAMIGEVDLTHPALSPFDDPRYADFTKVRFYGFRSFDPNSFPDARALLSFEDGEPFLMEIGNRQLILMTAGWGRDESDLAVWSKFVPLMNGLLEHLENRVEEQPQLYVGDSLTPALLKSPHSEIWFQEPEDAPIRVTNDSPFVLEKAGIGKFAESEADLNEGNAHEIAINLHPDESRIDLVAFESLEAAGLPISSATIALLAEEENPESSRQLMNRELESRQRLWQWLLLAALIVLILESVISGSMQRRSGRSVFSTQS; this is encoded by the coding sequence ATGAGTTTCCTGACTCCGCTTTACCTGCTGGCCGGATTGGCTGTGACGCTTCCGATCGTGTTTCATCTGATCCGGAGAACTCCACAAGGTCGGCAGGTTTTCGGAAGCCTGATGTTTCTTGAGCAGTCGCCTCCGCGGATGACCAAGCGCAGCCGGCTCGACAATTTACTCCTGCTGCTGCTTCGCGGGCTTGCGCTGTGCCTGCTGGCATTCGCTTTTGCACGACCGTTTTTTCGCTCACATCAGGAGTCTCTCGCTCAGGAAGATGTCGGCAGGCGTGTGGCGATTTTGATCGATACCTCAGCCAGCATGAGCCACACAGATCAATGGGAGCGTGCGGTCGAAGAAGTGAACGAGCTCCTGAATTCAGTCTCCGCCAGCGATTCGGTGAGTCTCATCGCGTTTGACCAACAAGCCAATTCGCTCATCAGCTTCGAGGACTGGCAGGAGCTGCCCGCCAGCAATCGCCAGTCGACCGCCGAAGAAAAGCTGTCTGAACTCAAACCGACTCAACGACGAACCGAGTTGGGGAACGCTCTGATTTATGCGGCCGATCTTCTCGCTCAAAACAGCGAGCGGAAGATTTCCCGACGCCAGATCGTCGTCGTTTCAGATTTTCAGGAAGGGAGTCACTGGGAAGTTCTCCGCGGCTATGAATGGCCAGAAGGTGTGGAAATCGAGCCCCGGATCATTGAACTCGAAAACGCACTCACCAACGCAACAGCTCATGTGATCTCTGCCACGAACACCGCCGACAAAGATCTTCGCCTGCGTGTTCAATCCTCCAAGAACGCTCAGAGTGAAACGTTCGACCTCCAATGGGATCGAGATCAGCTCGAGAGTTTGGAAGCTTCCATTAGTGACATCTCTCCGTCGAAGACTCGTGTTTACGTTCCGCCCGGTCAGTCGAAAGTCGTTCGTGCTCCGGAAATCCCCGATGGTCTCGCCCAGCATCGACTGCTTCTCACCGGTGACGACGTTGAGTTCGACAACGTCAGCTATGTCGCGCCTGTCGCTCCGGGGAATGTCCAGATCTTGTATTTCGGAGATCCGGACGCAAGCGGCCCGGAAGGGTTGAGCTTCTTTGTCGAACCGATTTTTCCTTCCACGTCGACGCGACAAGTCACAATCACGGACTGGGACAGCCTCGACGCTGTTCCCGATGTCAACGATCCCGCAATCACTCTGACGCTCATCGGCACCAACTGCGACGAAGAACAGATCCATTGGCTGCGGGATTCAATTCAATCTGGGCGTCCAGCAATCTTCGTCGCCACGTCAGTCGAGCAGGGGATGCAGATTTATGATTTGCTCGAAATTTCCCCCAGCCCGGTCACCGAGATCACGCCCGAAGACTACGCGATGATTGGAGAAGTTGACCTGACTCATCCTGCTCTCTCCCCGTTCGATGATCCACGTTACGCCGATTTCACCAAAGTCAGGTTCTATGGATTTCGATCATTCGATCCAAACTCGTTTCCGGATGCACGGGCACTCCTCAGCTTTGAAGACGGGGAACCGTTTCTGATGGAGATTGGCAACAGGCAACTCATTCTAATGACTGCCGGTTGGGGAAGAGACGAAAGTGATTTGGCTGTGTGGAGCAAATTCGTTCCGCTCATGAATGGGCTTCTTGAACATCTCGAGAACCGAGTCGAAGAGCAACCGCAGCTGTACGTCGGAGATTCGCTGACTCCTGCGCTGCTGAAATCGCCACACTCTGAAATCTGGTTTCAGGAACCGGAAGACGCTCCGATCCGTGTGACCAACGATTCTCCGTTCGTGTTGGAAAAGGCTGGAATCGGAAAATTTGCCGAGTCCGAAGCTGATCTCAACGAAGGCAACGCCCACGAAATTGCGATCAACCTGCATCCCGATGAATCGCGAATCGACTTGGTCGCCTTCGAATCTCTTGAAGCAGCCGGTCTTCCGATATCCTCCGCCACAATCGCACTTCTTGCAGAAGAAGAGAACCCGGAGAGCAGTCGTCAGCTGATGAACCGGGAACTTGAATCACGACAGCGTCTCTGGCAATGGCTGTTACTGGCTGCCCTGATCGTGCTGATCCTTGAATCCGTTATTTCCGGATCGATGCAGCGCCGTTCGGGACGATCAGTTTTCTCGACACAGTCATAA
- a CDS encoding DUF58 domain-containing protein — MPSSSSSAPRPYPPPSYIDSQSLMQIKSLELRAKSVVEGLMNGIHRSPYHGFSVEFTEYRQYSSGDDLRYLDWRLYARSDRYYIKRFEDETNLRCHLIVDNSRSMTYGSLGYSKEDYAKTLAATLAYFLTQQRDAVGLLRFSDKVDEFIPARFRVGQLRRLLTSLESAPEGTSSGINAALEEAAERVRKRGLFVVMSDFLTNVDILQSRLGYLRAGGNEVVVFQVLDPAEMSFDFDQPAVFLDAETGQELFVDPEQARSQYQRRLQEHLDQVSAICDGLGIYVSRLTTDSPLEVAMLDFLETRLRVTQTRRQ, encoded by the coding sequence ATGCCCAGTTCTTCGAGTTCCGCGCCGCGTCCGTATCCTCCCCCGTCTTATATCGACTCCCAGTCATTGATGCAGATCAAGTCGCTCGAGTTGCGCGCGAAATCTGTCGTCGAAGGGCTGATGAACGGAATCCATCGCAGCCCATATCATGGGTTCTCAGTAGAATTTACAGAGTACCGGCAATACTCCTCAGGAGACGATTTGCGGTATCTCGACTGGCGTCTCTATGCCCGCTCTGACCGGTATTACATCAAACGGTTCGAGGACGAAACCAACCTTCGGTGCCATCTCATCGTCGACAACTCTCGTTCGATGACGTACGGATCGCTCGGATACTCCAAGGAAGACTACGCCAAAACACTCGCTGCGACGCTGGCATACTTCCTCACTCAGCAACGAGACGCTGTTGGGCTGCTCCGGTTTTCCGACAAGGTCGATGAATTCATCCCCGCCCGTTTTCGAGTGGGCCAACTCCGCAGACTCTTGACCAGTTTGGAATCTGCTCCCGAGGGAACGTCTTCAGGAATCAATGCAGCTTTGGAGGAAGCAGCCGAACGAGTTCGTAAGCGTGGGCTCTTCGTTGTGATGTCGGACTTCCTGACGAACGTCGACATTTTGCAGTCTCGCCTCGGTTACTTACGGGCGGGCGGAAATGAAGTGGTTGTCTTTCAGGTTCTCGATCCCGCCGAGATGAGTTTCGACTTCGATCAACCTGCTGTTTTTCTCGATGCAGAAACCGGACAGGAACTTTTCGTCGATCCAGAGCAAGCGCGGTCGCAGTATCAACGACGACTCCAGGAACACCTCGATCAGGTCTCCGCGATTTGTGACGGACTCGGAATTTATGTTTCTCGCCTCACAACAGATTCCCCATTGGAAGTCGCGATGCTTGATTTTTTGGAAACGCGGTTGCGCGTCACTCAAACTCGACGGCAATGA
- the sucD gene encoding succinate--CoA ligase subunit alpha: protein MAILVDKNTKIITQGITGRAGLFHSQKCREYATEHRPGESVLVGGVTPGKGGEEVDGFPVYDSVAKAMAETGANTSLIFVPPPFCADAIMEAADSGIELIVAITEGIPVLDMVRVKKFLATKPNSRLIGPNCPGIITPGVAKIGIMPGYIHQPGSVGLISKSGTLTYEAAWQLGNIDLGQSTAVGIGGDPIIGTTFIDLLEMFENDPETKSILMIGEIGGDAEIQAAEYIQSNVTKPVAAFIAGKTAPPGKRMGHAGAIISGGSGTAEEKINALEKAGVEVAASPADMGSAMKRAIEKHNS, encoded by the coding sequence ATGGCTATTCTCGTCGACAAAAATACCAAGATCATTACTCAGGGAATCACCGGTCGAGCGGGACTGTTTCATTCTCAGAAGTGTCGCGAGTACGCTACAGAACACCGTCCGGGCGAGTCTGTCCTCGTCGGCGGAGTGACTCCTGGAAAAGGGGGCGAGGAAGTCGACGGATTTCCTGTCTACGATTCCGTTGCGAAGGCAATGGCTGAAACCGGAGCGAACACCTCTCTGATCTTCGTTCCGCCTCCGTTCTGTGCTGACGCCATCATGGAAGCCGCCGATTCGGGAATCGAGTTGATTGTCGCCATCACCGAAGGCATTCCTGTGCTGGACATGGTGCGCGTGAAGAAGTTCCTGGCCACCAAACCTAACTCACGCTTGATCGGACCAAACTGTCCAGGAATCATCACTCCCGGAGTTGCCAAGATCGGCATCATGCCGGGCTACATTCATCAACCCGGTTCAGTCGGGCTGATCAGCAAGAGCGGAACCCTCACCTACGAAGCAGCCTGGCAGCTCGGAAACATCGACCTCGGGCAATCGACCGCAGTCGGAATCGGTGGCGATCCTATCATTGGAACGACCTTCATCGATCTGCTTGAAATGTTCGAAAACGATCCGGAAACCAAATCGATCTTGATGATTGGCGAAATCGGTGGAGACGCCGAAATTCAGGCGGCGGAATACATTCAAAGCAACGTCACAAAACCAGTCGCTGCGTTCATCGCTGGTAAGACAGCCCCTCCTGGCAAACGCATGGGACACGCTGGCGCCATTATCTCCGGCGGAAGCGGAACCGCTGAGGAGAAGATCAACGCTCTCGAAAAAGCCGGTGTCGAAGTGGCAGCCAGCCCGGCGGACATGGGATCTGCGATGAAGCGAGCCATCGAAAAGCACAACTCGTAG
- a CDS encoding EamA family transporter, translating into MDRWVVDAILAMLFAGVTAVIAKQGLEGISSELGLVVRTLFVLVFVISIWFLRVPVRDVKSITWSHVSWLGFSAVTTALSWHFYYRAIQDGKVSTVAVIDKGSFIVAVLLAWMILGEHVSVQTMIGTTLIFAGLVIVVLQ; encoded by the coding sequence TTGGATCGATGGGTTGTTGATGCGATTCTGGCGATGTTGTTTGCCGGTGTGACGGCAGTGATCGCAAAACAGGGACTCGAAGGCATCTCGAGTGAGCTGGGGCTTGTCGTTCGAACACTGTTTGTCCTAGTGTTCGTGATCTCGATTTGGTTTCTTCGCGTCCCGGTGCGGGATGTGAAGTCGATCACGTGGTCGCATGTGTCGTGGCTGGGGTTCTCTGCGGTCACGACTGCTCTTTCCTGGCACTTCTATTATCGAGCCATCCAGGACGGAAAAGTTTCGACTGTGGCAGTCATCGATAAGGGAAGTTTCATCGTCGCTGTGCTGCTCGCCTGGATGATTCTCGGCGAGCACGTTTCTGTGCAGACGATGATTGGGACGACGCTGATTTTCGCCGGTCTGGTCATCGTGGTACTTCAGTAA
- a CDS encoding fatty acid desaturase, whose amino-acid sequence MRSLLNKHHPFEIGLTDMESVSATKPADTNFKLRFHPRVLGTAAPVFPGFEIDICDRVTDEQKPDAVWHRDRAKKMLAAHPEMKELFGPTLSTGYWCVLVSSLQVVMAWLVCSQPLWVTFVAAYVIGSWININLFLLAHECNHHLVFKSGKWNRWLYTFTTLPMFLSGHHTWWVEHHVHHNDMGATKDFIKRRRSFFLATKIKDSMPYTRGPLYDFCSWALTPLFFPYSGIMLITQVLRSAVGLVVYFASLPFRRRLDPSDKTLAILADEHLVSGYQRYGIRMWGVIYPILSLGLVAALFFFGGWKAVLYLFLSQLFMTGFLHPLLFGMILSNSHFHGHKEYQPSTSYYGWLNKISFNFGLHTEHHDISGIAWSRLPQMRKMAPEFYDDLLKTNSYTKLALQFVFCPRDQFELRFDNEIHRNTEIFTEETGQTPAPVST is encoded by the coding sequence ATGCGTTCTCTCCTCAACAAACATCACCCCTTCGAGATCGGTCTAACTGACATGGAATCGGTGAGCGCGACGAAACCTGCGGACACAAACTTCAAACTCCGCTTTCATCCACGTGTCCTCGGAACTGCCGCCCCGGTGTTTCCCGGATTCGAAATTGACATCTGCGATCGGGTGACCGACGAGCAAAAACCGGATGCGGTCTGGCATCGAGATCGTGCGAAGAAAATGCTTGCTGCGCATCCGGAAATGAAGGAACTGTTCGGACCGACATTGTCGACAGGCTACTGGTGCGTCCTCGTGAGCAGTTTGCAAGTCGTCATGGCGTGGTTGGTCTGCAGCCAACCTCTCTGGGTGACCTTTGTGGCTGCCTACGTGATTGGATCGTGGATCAACATCAATCTGTTTTTGTTGGCACACGAATGTAATCACCATCTGGTCTTCAAATCAGGGAAGTGGAACCGCTGGCTGTACACGTTCACAACGTTGCCAATGTTTCTCTCGGGACATCATACGTGGTGGGTGGAACATCATGTTCACCACAACGACATGGGGGCGACGAAAGACTTCATTAAACGCCGGCGCAGCTTCTTTCTGGCGACCAAAATCAAAGACTCCATGCCCTACACTCGCGGTCCGTTGTACGACTTTTGTTCGTGGGCGCTGACTCCCCTCTTCTTCCCTTACTCAGGAATCATGCTGATCACTCAAGTCTTGCGTTCAGCGGTCGGCTTGGTCGTATACTTCGCGAGTCTGCCTTTCCGTCGCCGACTTGATCCAAGTGATAAGACCCTGGCGATCCTGGCCGATGAACATCTCGTCAGCGGCTATCAGAGATACGGAATCCGCATGTGGGGCGTGATCTATCCAATTCTCAGCCTAGGACTCGTCGCTGCTTTGTTCTTCTTCGGAGGATGGAAGGCAGTTCTGTATCTGTTCCTGAGCCAACTGTTCATGACAGGTTTCCTGCACCCATTGTTGTTCGGAATGATCCTCAGCAATTCACACTTCCACGGTCACAAAGAATATCAACCGTCAACCTCTTATTACGGTTGGTTGAACAAGATCAGCTTCAACTTTGGACTTCACACCGAGCATCACGATATCTCCGGAATCGCATGGAGTCGTTTGCCGCAGATGCGAAAAATGGCCCCTGAGTTTTACGACGATCTCCTCAAGACAAACTCTTACACGAAGCTCGCCCTACAGTTTGTCTTTTGCCCGCGAGATCAGTTCGAATTGCGGTTCGACAACGAAATTCACCGCAATACCGAGATCTTTACTGAAGAAACGGGTCAGACTCCGGCACCGGTTTCGACTTAG
- a CDS encoding CPXCG motif-containing cysteine-rich protein codes for MMDDEATYLCASCGEEILIPIDVSQGQNQEYVEDCPVCCCPMVIVVEIHPDGSITCRADRE; via the coding sequence ATGATGGACGATGAAGCAACTTATCTTTGTGCCAGCTGCGGCGAAGAGATTCTGATTCCGATCGATGTCAGTCAGGGACAGAATCAGGAGTATGTCGAAGATTGCCCGGTCTGCTGTTGTCCCATGGTGATCGTTGTTGAAATCCATCCGGACGGATCGATCACCTGTCGAGCAGACCGCGAGTGA
- a CDS encoding alpha/beta hydrolase-fold protein, with protein MRRISRLVLCLIAISGLFLLWPDAARTQEIQIKLDPNLGVENFSGRVYVFFTAGQSEPRNGPNWFRPEPIISLDVSNWTPEKTITLTQQTPGLLRFPRDVDLSSLVGQTAQAVVRLNPWERTVGTGPGNAHSDVSAVAEDKVTSLTVNQINPDVEVEKTDRVHIVELNSKLVSDFHQRPVSLKASVVVPQDYDQKPNKRYPVIYEIPGFGGTYRYGWNRLLAPPTNSEDVSFIKVMLDPECPLGHHVFANSENNGPWGDALVEELIPEIDRQFRTDAREYGRFLTGHSSGGWSSLWLQVAYPEVFGGVWSTSPDPVDFRDFQRINLYQPGENMFTDTYGKRRPLARMRDQILIWYNDFSDMEDVLGPGGQLHSFEAVFSPRGDDGKPAPLWDRKTGEIDTSVAETWKKYDISLILKENWSELGPHLNGKIHVLMGDVDNFYLEGATVLLDETLDGLGSDAEVILFKGRDHMNLFQGGLHESIEQQIADQYRKFQNQ; from the coding sequence ATGCGTCGTATCTCTCGACTGGTTCTATGCTTAATCGCGATCTCCGGGCTCTTCCTCCTGTGGCCCGATGCAGCCCGCACCCAGGAAATTCAAATCAAGCTCGATCCGAACCTCGGAGTCGAGAATTTTTCCGGACGGGTCTACGTCTTCTTCACTGCAGGTCAGTCAGAGCCTAGAAATGGACCGAACTGGTTTCGGCCGGAACCGATCATTTCTCTGGATGTTTCAAACTGGACACCTGAAAAAACGATCACTCTGACTCAACAAACGCCCGGGCTTCTCAGGTTCCCTCGTGATGTCGATTTGTCGTCCCTCGTCGGCCAAACCGCACAGGCGGTCGTTCGGCTGAACCCTTGGGAGCGGACTGTCGGAACCGGTCCGGGCAACGCTCACAGCGACGTTTCTGCAGTTGCCGAAGACAAAGTCACCTCGCTGACGGTCAATCAAATCAATCCTGACGTGGAAGTTGAGAAAACCGACCGCGTCCACATCGTCGAACTCAACTCCAAACTGGTCAGCGACTTCCATCAACGCCCCGTCTCACTGAAGGCATCAGTCGTCGTTCCACAGGATTACGATCAGAAGCCCAACAAACGCTATCCGGTCATCTACGAAATTCCGGGGTTTGGGGGAACCTATCGCTATGGATGGAATCGCCTGCTCGCGCCTCCAACCAACTCCGAGGACGTTTCTTTCATCAAAGTGATGCTCGATCCGGAGTGCCCCCTCGGTCACCATGTCTTTGCAAACTCCGAAAACAACGGACCTTGGGGAGATGCTCTGGTCGAAGAGCTCATTCCGGAAATCGATCGTCAATTTCGAACCGATGCACGCGAGTATGGCCGTTTTCTGACGGGCCATTCTTCTGGAGGCTGGAGTTCACTGTGGCTGCAAGTCGCTTATCCGGAAGTGTTTGGAGGTGTCTGGAGCACGTCGCCTGACCCGGTCGACTTCCGCGATTTCCAGCGGATCAACCTCTATCAACCGGGGGAGAATATGTTCACGGACACCTACGGAAAACGGCGTCCGCTCGCCCGCATGAGAGATCAAATCCTGATCTGGTACAACGACTTTTCAGATATGGAAGACGTGCTCGGCCCCGGCGGACAGCTTCACAGCTTCGAAGCGGTCTTCAGTCCACGTGGGGACGATGGCAAACCGGCCCCGCTTTGGGACCGAAAGACTGGCGAAATAGACACTTCCGTCGCGGAGACTTGGAAGAAGTATGACATCAGCCTCATCTTGAAAGAGAACTGGTCCGAGCTGGGTCCGCATCTCAACGGAAAGATCCACGTCTTGATGGGTGACGTTGATAATTTCTACCTCGAAGGGGCGACTGTTCTCCTCGACGAAACACTCGATGGACTCGGAAGTGATGCGGAAGTGATCCTCTTTAAAGGTCGTGACCACATGAATCTCTTTCAGGGCGGACTTCACGAGAGCATCGAACAGCAGATCGCTGATCAGTACCGAAAGTTCCAGAATCAATAA
- a CDS encoding sigma-70 family RNA polymerase sigma factor gives MTETLRLDLVTRAQTGDRDAFGELVQEYQGIVFAIIFRRLRNHSEALEVTQEVFMRALRKIDQLREPERFEGWLKRIAVRMAINRAVRRPKETMQTPEAFGGLTGSRQAPIEDVLKSEQAGQVRSGLCQLRPMDRETLLAFYFEGQTLKEMSERFSSPIGTIKRRLHTARNRLKEALCDLQPA, from the coding sequence ATGACCGAGACGTTGAGATTGGATTTGGTGACCCGCGCCCAAACGGGCGATCGCGATGCCTTCGGAGAACTCGTTCAAGAGTATCAGGGGATTGTTTTCGCAATCATCTTTCGTCGATTGCGAAACCATTCCGAAGCTCTTGAAGTGACTCAGGAAGTCTTCATGCGAGCTCTTCGAAAGATCGATCAGCTTCGTGAACCTGAACGATTTGAAGGATGGTTGAAGCGCATCGCGGTGCGAATGGCGATTAATCGAGCTGTTCGTCGACCGAAGGAAACCATGCAGACTCCCGAAGCTTTCGGTGGGTTGACTGGTTCCCGACAGGCACCGATCGAGGATGTATTGAAATCTGAACAGGCCGGACAGGTTCGTTCTGGCTTGTGTCAGCTGCGACCCATGGATCGGGAAACGCTGTTGGCGTTCTACTTTGAGGGTCAAACCTTGAAGGAGATGAGCGAACGGTTCTCGAGTCCAATCGGAACGATCAAGAGACGGTTGCACACAGCCAGAAATCGTTTGAAGGAAGCGCTGTGTGATTTACAACCTGCGTAG